The Acetomicrobium sp. S15 = DSM 107314 genomic interval CCCAAAAACGCGGCGACTATTATGCCTACCGTCACCAACCCCGCGGCCAACAACACCTGAAACGTCAAAGAAAGACCGCTACGAGTCCTTGATTCAGTCATCTTCGTTACCACCCCTCATGAGTTTTTAACGACCAGCCTAAACGATTAATGAAAACGCTTCAATCTATCCTTCTTCTAAATCGTTCCCGCCCGATAAATCTTACGACAAAACCGGTCTTGTGCCAACCCTTGACCCCATGTCTGCGAAGGTTTAATTTAACCAAAACGCGTCCTCACAAAGCGAGGTGCAATTAAATGAGTGAAGAAATCGTCTTAACGTGGGAATCGATATCGGTGCGCGCAAGGGAGCGCCTTCAAGGGATCTGTTTCCTGTGCAAGGTTTGCGACGGCAGGGCTTGCGCGGGACAAATTCCAGGCATAGGCGGGGTTGGCACAGGGAGCTCGTTCATCAACAACGTATCTGCGCTGGGCGCCATAAGACTCAATATGCGGACGCTCCACAGCGTAGCGGAGCCAGCCCTCGAAAGCACGATATTCGGGCACAGGATTTCCATGCCGATCTTGGGAGGTGCCGTCGCCGGCGCAAAGGTCAACTTCCAAGGCTGCATAAGCACATGGGACCTCACCTGGGCTCAAGTGGAGGGAGCTCATAAAGCCGGCACGATCGCGCTGACGGGAGACGGCCCCCAAGCAGAAGAATACGCCATGGGGCTCGAAGCTATTAAAAAGGCCGGTGGCGCGGGCATGCCGATCATAAAACCGAGAAAACCCGAAGAGATAATAGAGCGCATCCGCCTGGCCGAAGAGGTCGAACCTGTGGCGGTGGGAATAGACGTAGACGCGGCAGGGTTAATCAATATGAGGAGGTCGGGGCAGTTCGTAGGGCCTTTAAGCCCTTCGACCTTAGAGAAAATCTGCTCCTCGACGAAGCTGCCCGTGGTAGTAAAGGGCATCATGACAAAAGACGAGGCAATTGTAGCCTATGAAGCCGGCGCAGCGGGGATAGTGGTCTCAAACCACGGCGGCAGAGTGCTCGACCACACGCCGGGCACGGCCGAAGTCCTTCCCGAGATAGCTGATGCCGTAAAAAGCAAAATAACCGTGATGGCCGACGGTGGCGCAAGGAGCGGCACGGACGTGCTCAAATTCTTGGCGCTCGGGGCTGACGCCGTCCTCATCGGAAGGCCCGTAGTGTGGGCCTTAATGGGAGGCGGGGTTGAAGGGGTTTGCCTGCTCTACAAAAGGCTAGCCTCGGAACTCGAAATCGCCATGATCCTCACCGGCTGTCGATCGCCTGAGGTGGCAGATAAATCCATCATATATACAACTAAATAGTATAGTTAAGGCTCCTCTTGAAGATTGCGAGGAGCCTTATTAAAGGGTGTGCGTATTTAAAACTCCTTATAGGCGCTCTTCGCTGCACCGCAGACCGGGCACTTGTCAGGGGCAGCCTCGGTTATGGTGTGACCGCACACAGAGCAGATATAAACCTTGCCCACCTCCAGGTCTTTGCCAGCCTTGGCTGCTTCCTGAGCCTTACGATACAACTCTGCGTGGAGCTTCTCGGCCTCGAGCGCAAAGGTGAAGGACCTTGCAGCCTCTTTCTCGCCCTGAAATTTGGCTGTCTCTAAATATACGGGATACATCTGCTCTACTTCGAAGACTTCGCCCATTATAGCGCCGCTCAAATTCTCAGCGGTCTTTTTGAGGCCGAAGACGCCGCCTGCCGTCACAGGATGATCCCCTATATCGCCGTCAAGGACGGTAAAGTGGTTATTCGCATGGACCCACTCAGCGTAGGATATAGCATTGAAGAGCCTCGCTATATTGGGAAAGCCTTCCTTCTTCGCTGCCTCGCTCCACGTCAAATAGCGCATATGCGCCATGCTCTCGCCGCCATAGGCGGAACGCAAGAAATCGGCAGTCATCGCATTTTTAACAGCCATACTCTAAACCCCCCTCACAAGAATTTGTATTGCTTTTAAACTATAATCCATAGAGCTTCGAAGCGTCAAGCCCTCGAAATGCCTCGCTTACTTAAGAGTAACATTGCGCTTGGAGATCGAAACAGAGCCGCTATTCCCTTTGAAGACAAATGCCGGTCGTTGGATATCGGCTTTCGCAATCCCAACTATGGAGACTTGAAGTTAGAGGCGCTTGCGCCGGATGTTTTCCTCATTAGGACATAATCAAACTCTGCCAGCGGGATTCCGTAATCCCTCGCAACGATCCTTCCCGTCTCTTCCACCCGCCAACCGTCCTCGGTCAGCTCCTGCAAGGGCAACCCTTCAGGGCTCCTGCCCACAAATAAAACTGCCCTGGCATACCCTTGAAGCCCTTTAGTCTCAGGGAACCATTGCTTATATATGAGACTCTCTTCCCCTACGAGGTTGGGACCGGCGGTATAGGCCACTCCCTCTCTCTCGGAGTCGTTTTTGCCGAAGAGCTTTGTGCGGTAAAAGGCAAGCTCGCTCGTGACCTTGTGTTTGTCCATGCCAACTATAAGGGGCTCTTCCCCCAGGGCCTTTTCCCACTGGTCTTCCAACCCCTCCACCTGCCGCGCCAGATCCTCCCAACCAACCATAGGCGCATTTTTTGGATACGCTAAGATCGGGAAGCCCAAAGTCGCATAATGTAGCGCGAAGCCGAAGACCAGCAACACAACAGCTATAGTGGGAAACCATGCCCTCCTCAAGAAGGCGACCAGCTTGCCCTCACCGCTGACCATATGCCATGCCATTATAGGAATGAGAGAAAGCCAAGCGGGGCCCGTCCAGTTGAGCTTGACCTCTCGAAAAAGGCTAAAAAGCGTAAAGACAGCGACTGGAAAGAGAGCCGTAAGGGTCAAAAACAGGAACTTCCGCCTCCCCAACGACGCCATCGTCTTTGGGGATATGGCCGCTACGGCTGCTGCCACGCCGGTGGGCGAAAGGAGCAACAATAGATACGCCACCGTATCGAGAAGGGAAAATCGCGTAGGACCCAGCAATCTGCGCGGGCCTTGAAAACTGAAGGAGATCCAGTTGTGTTGGGCGTTCCATATTATTGCGGGAGAGAATATGGCGAAGGCTATGAGGAGGGCCAGATATGGCCTGACGCTCAACAACTTCTTACGGGAGATCGGATCAACGAGCATAAAAAGGAGGGTCCCGGCCCCTAACAGTGCGATAGTATACTTAGACAAGAGCCCCAACCCGGCACAAATACCTACGCCCCACCAGGCCGCACGCTCCTCTCCGAGGAGGGCCCGTTCCAAAAAATACAACGTCCCGGCCCAAAAAGTCACGAGCGGTGCATCTGGCGTCATGATCATGCCGATGCCGAAGAAGAACGGTATGGTCGAAAAGAGCAGCAGAGCAGGCCAAGCCACAGACTTTTCAAAACAATTTCTCGCCAAGCCGTAGATGAAGAAGGCGGCAATTACCCACGAGAGGAA includes:
- a CDS encoding glycosyltransferase family 39 protein, whose protein sequence is MIKGGSVRGGVYASVVGISGMVFDFLLFWAAFSLGFPPGQAHVVSFIPAAFLNFYNAKAAFGRGQFHLSPRRECVAFFAVAGAALFLRGGVLATAACSWEWPPLAAVTLAIAVSAAVTYLGSAFFVFPVTSLRRSEKVYWGMVTVLVVSYAALLRLFFMGTMELIPQEAYYWNYAQHLDIGYLDHPPMVAWIIALFTGIFGHTEFFVRIGAFLSWVIAAFFIYGLARNCFEKSVAWPALLLFSTIPFFFGIGMIMTPDAPLVTFWAGTLYFLERALLGEERAAWWGVGICAGLGLLSKYTIALLGAGTLLFMLVDPISRKKLLSVRPYLALLIAFAIFSPAIIWNAQHNWISFSFQGPRRLLGPTRFSLLDTVAYLLLLLSPTGVAAAVAAISPKTMASLGRRKFLFLTLTALFPVAVFTLFSLFREVKLNWTGPAWLSLIPIMAWHMVSGEGKLVAFLRRAWFPTIAVVLLVFGFALHYATLGFPILAYPKNAPMVGWEDLARQVEGLEDQWEKALGEEPLIVGMDKHKVTSELAFYRTKLFGKNDSEREGVAYTAGPNLVGEESLIYKQWFPETKGLQGYARAVLFVGRSPEGLPLQELTEDGWRVEETGRIVARDYGIPLAEFDYVLMRKTSGASASNFKSP
- a CDS encoding rubrerythrin family protein, which translates into the protein MAVKNAMTADFLRSAYGGESMAHMRYLTWSEAAKKEGFPNIARLFNAISYAEWVHANNHFTVLDGDIGDHPVTAGGVFGLKKTAENLSGAIMGEVFEVEQMYPVYLETAKFQGEKEAARSFTFALEAEKLHAELYRKAQEAAKAGKDLEVGKVYICSVCGHTITEAAPDKCPVCGAAKSAYKEF
- a CDS encoding alpha-hydroxy-acid oxidizing protein, with amino-acid sequence MSEEIVLTWESISVRARERLQGICFLCKVCDGRACAGQIPGIGGVGTGSSFINNVSALGAIRLNMRTLHSVAEPALESTIFGHRISMPILGGAVAGAKVNFQGCISTWDLTWAQVEGAHKAGTIALTGDGPQAEEYAMGLEAIKKAGGAGMPIIKPRKPEEIIERIRLAEEVEPVAVGIDVDAAGLINMRRSGQFVGPLSPSTLEKICSSTKLPVVVKGIMTKDEAIVAYEAGAAGIVVSNHGGRVLDHTPGTAEVLPEIADAVKSKITVMADGGARSGTDVLKFLALGADAVLIGRPVVWALMGGGVEGVCLLYKRLASELEIAMILTGCRSPEVADKSIIYTTK